The genomic stretch TTGGTAACACCagtaaacatattttttaaatgtgtACAAACCGTACGAATACAAGCTAAACTGTCAGGGACACCAAACCACATAACTaccttaatatatttctttaatttgTTTAATCTAATATCTATTGGTAAATGCCTGAAGCTCCTTCTTAAGGTTCCGTACTTACCAGATACGGTTACCTTTCTTGCATTTATGGCTACCTTgactaaaataaaaaaaataaaaaaaaaatatatatattataatatatttgtgcatatttcaatatataagCCCAGCACatgatatacataaatatatatatatatatatatatttaaagaataaaaagaagggatatatatatatatatatataaaaaaaacaaaacaaatatactttattaatatatataatatatatatatttttttttttttttttcatacctCCTTCAGGAATTAATACTTTTTGTGTTGATACTAtagttttcattttttataaatatttataaacaaaaaaaaaaaaaaaaaaaaaagaatttctaattataaattaaaaaaaaaaaaaacgtaaATTATatggtttatatatttcatctatctttattttcaaaATGTTGAAaacttttttattcttttcaaaAAAGGTAAtttcttcaatttttttttttttatattattttaaaaaaaaaaaaaaaaaaacattaaaagcattgaaaaaaatttttttttattatttttttttttccatcagatgtttatttattttatatatataaaataatatatataatatatatatatatatatatataaatttttttttttatatgtaatatatattttattataatatataataaaataatatatatattgatgtttttgtataaattaattatctctagaatatataaaatataaaacttaaatatatataatattatatataatataatataatgttgatatgatattatttttattatatatttataggtGCTTCGtagtacataaaaataatatatattaattatatatatatgcaactctaaatataatatttataatatatataatatatataatatatataatcttttttttgttatattatttgaaaatgtatttaaaaaaattataatgtttCAGATCATAAAAATTgtaagaacaaaataaaattgggtataataaatattataatatatatataatattatattatagcatatacttatttatttttatgttaaacAAATAGGcatataaaatgttatattatatattatatatatatatatatatatataatttttacacGTAATATTGTTAGGGCTTATCccttataaaaataaccTCTTTTATCcctacatttttttatacatacaaatatataatatatattatatatatatatatatatttatttatttatttatttatttataatatatttattattttgtatatattattatttcattatataaagaatattttattattttataaataaaaatcttTGTATtctttaacaaaaaaaaaaaaaaaaaaaaatttcttttttcaatttatattttgtttgtttttaatggcatataaaatattttccaaTATCGTTtcgttttttatttttgttatatataaaaggagTTACAAAAAAATTGTGAACTTATggaaaaatagaaaataggagaaaattattatataaaattgaataaaaaaaatatatgtatgtataatatgtatatatatatatatttattacatatatataaaataaattataacaaaaaaaaaaaaaaaaaaaaaaaaaaaaaaaaaaaaaaattaataaaatgttaataaagaattaataaaaaattaataaaaaaaattaataaatgggttttaatatatttatatatataaagcgGAATATAAACCTTtctatttaaaattatatatgatataatctTAAAcgtatttacatatatatatatatatatatattattcttttaacctttgaattaaaaaaaaaaaaaaaaaaaaaaatgaagtaaGAAATATGAATAGGATTCAATCACATATAAATCGttatattgaaaaagaaaagtaatgtcatgtatataaatataaatatataatatatatttacattttttgttatatacaaataaccATATATGTGAactttttcatattaattGCTGTCcacatgatatatatatatatatatatatatatatgtatgtatgtatttatatttatatttatatttatatatttcttttttttttcctttaaacATTGTATTTGTTCCCTCTTTTGTTATGACTActtaattattaaatgatttTTCCATACTATCAGGAATTGTTAAATCAACATTATATACTTTATCATAAATAAATTGAGCAACTTGgtccttattttttttaaataaatcttTGTAAACTTTAATTTCATCTTTTGTGTTTTGCTCAATTTTGGTAACAGCTTCGTCTTCTGCTGTAGATTTCTACaatttggaaaaaaaaaaaataaaaataaaaaaataaaaataaaaaaaataaaaaaaaaaaaattatgaaataatattaaaaatgtaaatgaaaactcaaaaaataagaacacacatataaatatatatatatatatatatatatattattattattattattattacttcttTGTGTCCTTTATTTAAAcgttctttttcttttgctCTAAAGATTTTCAATTCCTCCGTTGCCGTAGCTTCTGCTTCTTTCAACATCTTTGCCCTCACtaggaaatataaaaaaataaaaaataaataaataaatgtaaataaatacatatatgtattatatatatatataatatatatatgttcatttatttatatttattcatatttcattttttttttttttttttttttttttttttaccatcCTTTGCTTTTTTAATAACCAAGTCTGCTTCTTCTTCAGCCTTAAGTAATTGCTGAATTAAAACATTAGAACCTTTATTTTGTGccataagaaaaataaaatgatatataaaataaaataaatgtttttcttttttttcttttttttttcccgatgaaaaatgaatatataaatattaatagagTTATATtacaaaggaaaaaaaatagaacaattaaaagtataaaataaaaacttgTGAATTTATTACATgagaattttattttttactttatatatatatatatataaatataatatttaaaaataataatatataaaaataaaaaaaaatatatatatatattatatatatatatatatataataatacatacaaatggaatatataatatataaatatatttatttattttacatttatatatatatatatttttttttttattttattatatttttattataaatacaatatttttttcccatccataaaaatttatatgtattataaaaaaaaaaaaaaataataaaaaaatatatatatatatatatatatatatatattatatatatatataattttattcattgagcacacaaaataaattatcaaaaaaataaaaaataaacatataaatatatacatacatatatatatatatttatatataatatgtttatcttaaatatattttattattattattttttttttaataaaatgctCATTGTGAATAAAATTCAACaacgaaatatatttaacacaattaaaaaaaaaaaaaaaaaaatatatatatatatatataatatatattgattatttttgtcattctataattaataaacgagtataatttctttttaatataacaatCAAaagtttatttatatttatacgaatatataattataagaggtccaaaaaatataaaaaaatatcatgtccataaataaataaatgtaatataatatatatatatatattatatatatatattatatatctttttaatacatttaaaaaggttgtaaaaaggaatataacttttaaaaatatgtatgtatgtatgtatcaTGTATAAGGTTCACGTATGcttaaacaatataaaacatatcacacatatgtatatatgtatatatatatatatatatataatatatgtatttttttttttttttttttttttctgcttGTAATTTATAAAGGCATTCcgtcatataatatttttcttttatatataacccAAATGAAAATACgaacataatatattccttttccttttctttattttttaatttttttcttttatttgttcaatgtaataatatcatatgaTAGTTgggtgaaaaaaaaaatgtgtaaaataatttatcctTTGGAGCATGTTTTTAAAAGttcacaaaataaataaaacaaaaaaaaaatatacatatatatataaatatatatatatatatatatattgtaatatttcgtttgttttgttttattttttcgttcacttgtaataattttgatcatcatcctttttttttttttttatgtgtccCCGCTTTGTAAGATATgagaatattaaaaaaagagatcgggaaaaaaaaagaagaaaaaaaaaggaaaggtaataataatcatacaCACAATTTGAAAAGTAGAAACGAAAAAGAGGAACTTATACAAAGACTAAAAAGATGTcatgataatgataacatttttaattatattgatgagaaatataaaaagtatattataaaaaaaaatagaaatgatAGTAGTCAGAATAattcaataaataaagaaaagaatgaaaattatatacataatgaaATAGAGGGTTCCAAACATTTAGGAAgttcatcatttattttctttgaATCTATTAATTCTTATGAacttaagaaatataaatcagcattttctatttataatatattattaaatattaccaaaataaatatgcaGAAATTATacgatgaaaataattttttaaataaaggaTGGTCAGACCAAGAAAAGCtgaaagaattaaaaagtGACAGGAGCAAATTAATATTAGgttttctaaaaaaaaaaaaagaacaaaatcgATATGATCATGAACAAAATCGATATGATCATGAACAAAATCAATATGATCATGAACAAAATCAATATGATCATAAACAACATCCAAGTGAACACGAAACCTATGAtagtaaattttttattacaaaaaatacaaacaaccattttatagatataataaaaacaaatgataaaaatcaAATCGACGATTTTCTAAAAACAAATCCAATAGTATGTTTTGTACATTTTAGATTTACACCAGACTATTATccatatcaaaaaaatataatttgttatcTTTAtgaaatacaaataataaaagaatatataaaaataggaATAGGGacacatttaataaatatattagagCAACTctgtaaaaatatacatattcataaaattttatgtaCCGTTCTAAAAAGTAATTACAAAGCTGTcatgttttataaaaataaatgttccTTTCAAATGGATGAAAGTTCACCAGATAATTTTTATTCCGACTCACATCTATCAAAAGAATGtgaatatgaaatattaaagaaGGACATCATATCATAGGATACGCTTTTGTACCACTCCCCCTTTTGGGAATAAAAAAcacatttaaataaaaatatatatatgtatatatttttatttatttatttatgtgtcttattattatccttGTTCggttaaatatttatatgaatattttaattttttaaatgtcaataaatcttatttttttgttgaaaaaaaaaaaaaaaaaaaaaagaaaaaaggaaagaggagaaaaaaggagaaaaaaggaaaaagaaaaaagaaaatctaattaatatatatatatatatatatatttatatatttatatatttatacatttatatatctatacaCATGTGTaaacaatttttattttatataaaataactttttctttatatccaatttaataaataaaaatttatttattttttatttttttcaacaataaaacaaaaatagcATAAGGTTggttatacacatatatacacacatatgtaaatatatacatatatatataaattcacatacatattttattatttataatatgccTATTTTGTTTGCGACTTCTAAAGCGTCATGTTCTCCTGATAAACGAACGTAAGCCTTTTTATCTCCATTTAATctaaagtaaaaaaaaaaaaaaaaaaaaaaaggaacatataaaaaactgcacatatataacataaatatataacataaatatataacataaatataaacagaaatatataacatatatatatatatatatatatatattttatttttttatttttttatttcttaatacGTACGTGTTCAAGACATTAACTTTATCACACTCGATACCAAATAAATTCTTCACTGATTTTTTGATGTTTTTCTTATTTGCTCTCTTGTCACACATAAAAACTAAGGTATTTATTTCTTCGATTTTTTTCATAGCCTTTTCTGATGTTAAAGGATATTTAATTAATCCATATTTATCTAATGTTT from Plasmodium falciparum 3D7 genome assembly, chromosome: 13 encodes the following:
- a CDS encoding V-type proton ATPase subunit G, putative; this encodes MAQNKGSNVLIQQLLKAEEEADLVIKKAKDVRAKMLKEAEATATEELKIFRAKEKERLNKGHKEKSTAEDEAVTKIEQNTKDEIKVYKDLFKKNKDQVAQFIYDKVYNVDLTIPDSMEKSFNN
- a CDS encoding N-acetyltransferase, GNAT family, putative, whose amino-acid sequence is MRILKKEIGKKKEEKKRKGNNNHTHNLKSRNEKEELIQRLKRCHDNDNIFNYIDEKYKKYIIKKNRNDSSQNNSINKEKNENYIHNEIEGSKHLGSSSFIFFESINSYELKKYKSAFSIYNILLNITKINMQKLYDENNFLNKGWSDQEKLKELKSDRSKLILGFLKKKKEQNRYDHEQNRYDHEQNQYDHEQNQYDHKQHPSEHETYDSKFFITKNTNNHFIDIIKTNDKNQIDDFLKTNPIVCFVHFRFTPDYYPYQKNIICYLYEIQIIKEYIKIGIGTHLINILEQLCKNIHIHKILCTVLKSNYKAVMFYKNKCSFQMDESSPDNFYSDSHLSKECEYEILKKDIIS